Proteins encoded within one genomic window of Deinococcus grandis:
- a CDS encoding NAD(P)-dependent oxidoreductase, which translates to MEDARPPQLTFQELLPPMTAHEASVEANRCLYCYDAPCLQACPTHIDIPTFIRKIATGNLRGSARTILESNFLGGTCARVCPVQELCEGACVLGPDHTPIQIGRLQRHAVDHVQERGIQLFTPAPASGRRVAVVGSGPAGISASAELARAGHEVTLYEKRELGGGLSTYGIIVLREPVEVALREVQAARDLGVTVVTGHELTTRAGLDDLLTTHDAVILALGLGAVPALGIPGEEHILDGLQVIEASKMERPTGVGRRAVIIGAGNTAVDAATIARRSGADTLMVYRRTEREMTAYHHEYLFALSEGITFSFLTQPVEVLHEGGQVTGLRCVRMGLGAPDASGRARPEPIPGSDFVIPCDTVISAIGQEKPALAATLGLELDGGYIRVDDTLQTSLPRVYAAGDCVRARGNASTVMAVQDGKIAAASIERALGRTPHVTLKPTPPAEVREHPLYIEAHGPVPTGPNQTAPLAHAPVTEAHHG; encoded by the coding sequence ATGGAAGACGCCCGCCCACCGCAGCTCACGTTCCAGGAACTCCTCCCGCCCATGACCGCGCACGAGGCGAGCGTCGAGGCGAACCGCTGCCTGTACTGCTACGACGCGCCGTGCCTGCAGGCCTGCCCCACCCACATCGACATCCCGACCTTCATCCGCAAGATCGCCACCGGGAACCTGCGCGGCTCGGCCCGCACCATCCTGGAGAGCAACTTCCTGGGTGGCACCTGCGCCCGCGTCTGCCCCGTGCAGGAACTCTGCGAGGGTGCGTGCGTGCTCGGCCCGGACCACACGCCCATCCAGATCGGCCGCCTGCAACGCCACGCCGTCGACCACGTGCAGGAACGCGGCATTCAATTGTTCACGCCCGCCCCCGCCAGCGGGCGCCGCGTCGCCGTGGTTGGCAGCGGCCCCGCCGGGATCAGCGCCAGTGCCGAACTCGCCAGGGCCGGGCACGAGGTCACGCTGTACGAGAAACGCGAGCTGGGCGGCGGCCTGAGCACCTACGGCATCATCGTGCTGCGCGAACCGGTCGAGGTCGCGCTGCGCGAGGTGCAGGCCGCCCGCGACCTGGGCGTGACCGTCGTCACCGGACACGAACTGACCACCCGCGCGGGCCTCGACGACCTGCTGACCACCCACGACGCCGTGATCCTCGCGCTGGGCCTGGGCGCCGTCCCCGCCCTGGGCATTCCCGGCGAGGAACACATCCTCGACGGGTTGCAGGTCATCGAGGCCAGCAAGATGGAGCGTCCCACCGGCGTCGGCAGGCGCGCCGTCATCATCGGCGCGGGGAACACCGCCGTGGACGCCGCCACCATCGCCCGCCGCTCCGGCGCCGACACCCTGATGGTGTACCGCCGCACCGAACGCGAGATGACCGCCTACCACCACGAGTACCTCTTCGCGCTGAGCGAGGGCATCACCTTCAGCTTCCTGACCCAGCCCGTGGAAGTCCTGCACGAAGGCGGGCAGGTCACGGGCCTGCGCTGCGTCCGCATGGGCCTCGGCGCACCGGACGCCTCTGGCCGCGCCCGACCCGAACCCATCCCCGGCAGCGACTTCGTCATCCCCTGCGACACCGTCATCAGCGCCATCGGGCAGGAGAAACCCGCGCTGGCCGCCACGCTGGGCCTGGAACTGGACGGCGGGTACATCCGCGTGGACGACACCCTGCAGACCAGCCTCCCGCGCGTGTACGCCGCCGGGGACTGCGTGCGCGCACGCGGCAACGCCAGCACCGTCATGGCCGTGCAGGACGGCAAGATCGCCGCCGCCAGCATCGAACGCGCCCTGGGACGCACGCCCCACGTCACCCTGAAACCCACGCCGCCCGCCGAGGTCCGCGAGCACCCGCTGTACATCGAGGCACACGGTCCCGTCCCCACCGGACCCAACCAGACCGCCCCCCTGGCCCACGCGCCCGTCACGGAGGCCCACCATGGCTGA
- the preA gene encoding NAD-dependent dihydropyrimidine dehydrogenase subunit PreA codes for MADLSIDFAGIRSPNPFWLASAPPTNSGAQIHRAFEYGWGGAVWKTIGAPVLNISNRYGSLTLGGRRMLAINNVELISDRPLDVNLREIAEIKRLWPDRAVIVSAMVDADPQAWKDIVMMIEDTGADGIELNYGCPQGMSERGMGAAVGQVPEMCQLNTHWVTSVTRLPVIVKLTPNITHIVDPAHAALAGGAHALSLINTINSVTRVDLDTLLVSPSIGGRGTHGGYAGPAVKPIALNMLTELMTDPQVLRSGVPISGMGGIATWRDAAEFLLLGATSLQVCTAAMQHGYRIIEDLTDGLGNWMDDHGFNTIADVTGKSLPQMSTFGGLDLSHQSVARIDQNKCIGCDLCYAACNDTAHQCIDLVSPDGVTVDPGYDMRTNGRQVADTRPRPVVRENDCVGCALCANVCPVDGCITMVTVPSGRQSITWDELTAQRPDIAQSWAAMQAYREEVGIEIH; via the coding sequence ATGGCTGACCTGAGCATCGACTTCGCGGGCATCCGCTCCCCCAACCCCTTCTGGCTCGCCTCGGCGCCCCCCACCAACAGTGGCGCGCAGATCCACCGCGCCTTCGAGTACGGCTGGGGCGGCGCCGTCTGGAAGACCATCGGCGCGCCCGTCCTGAACATCAGCAACCGCTACGGCAGCCTCACGCTGGGCGGGCGGCGCATGCTCGCCATCAACAACGTCGAACTCATCAGCGACCGCCCCCTGGACGTCAACCTGCGTGAGATCGCCGAGATCAAACGCCTCTGGCCCGACCGGGCCGTCATCGTGTCCGCCATGGTCGACGCCGACCCGCAGGCCTGGAAGGACATCGTCATGATGATCGAGGACACCGGCGCCGACGGCATCGAACTCAACTACGGCTGCCCGCAGGGCATGAGCGAACGCGGCATGGGCGCCGCCGTCGGCCAGGTGCCCGAGATGTGCCAGCTGAACACCCACTGGGTCACCAGCGTCACCCGGCTGCCCGTCATCGTGAAACTCACGCCGAACATCACCCACATCGTCGACCCCGCCCACGCGGCCCTGGCCGGAGGCGCCCACGCCCTCTCGCTCATCAACACCATCAACTCCGTCACCCGCGTTGACCTCGACACCCTGCTCGTCTCTCCCAGCATCGGCGGGCGCGGCACGCACGGCGGCTACGCGGGGCCCGCCGTCAAACCCATCGCGCTGAACATGCTGACCGAACTCATGACCGACCCCCAGGTCCTGCGCAGCGGCGTCCCCATCAGCGGCATGGGCGGCATCGCCACCTGGCGCGACGCCGCCGAATTCCTCCTCCTCGGCGCCACCTCGTTGCAGGTCTGCACCGCCGCCATGCAACACGGCTACCGCATCATCGAGGACCTCACCGACGGCCTGGGCAACTGGATGGACGACCACGGCTTCAACACCATCGCCGACGTGACCGGCAAATCACTGCCGCAGATGAGCACCTTCGGCGGCCTCGACCTGTCCCACCAGTCCGTCGCGCGCATCGACCAGAACAAATGCATCGGCTGCGACCTCTGCTACGCCGCCTGCAACGACACCGCCCACCAGTGCATCGACCTCGTCAGCCCCGACGGCGTCACCGTCGACCCCGGCTACGACATGAGAACCAACGGACGACAGGTCGCCGACACCCGCCCCCGCCCCGTCGTCCGCGAAAACGACTGCGTCGGCTGCGCCCTGTGCGCCAACGTCTGCCCCGTCGACGGCTGCATCACCATGGTCACCGTCCCCAGCGGCCGCCAGAGCATCACCTGGGACGAACTGACCGCCCAGCGCCCCGACATCGCCCAGAGCTGGGCCGCCATGCAGGCCTACCGCGAAGAAGTCGGCATCGAGATCCACTGA